In Oncorhynchus tshawytscha isolate Ot180627B linkage group LG24, Otsh_v2.0, whole genome shotgun sequence, the genomic window GGAAGACAAGTTTGGGGAAAAAAATTGGATACAAATTCTTACAAAAATTCAGCCCCCGATTTGCACATTTTCTGTAGAATGACCCATAAGCTATAACATGGGGCTTTTGACTCCGCTAGGctgaatggggcggcagggtagccccattcaggttgcaagttcaaacccccgagctgacaaggtacaaatctgtcgttctgcccctgaacaggcagttaaccccctgttcctaggccgtcattgaaaataagaataagttcttaactgacttgcctagttaaataaaggtaataaataaataaaaaacaaggaATTTGATATGAAGAGCAGTTTGGATTTTGCACTCCACTGAAAGAGAGACAGTTGGGGAAAGGCACTACCATAGTTAAAGCGGCAATCAttagtagaaacaataacaaagcctattccccagTCCCTATTTCAATAAAAGCtaaggatggggctggagaaatgcaaccactctcaaatttatagacagagctatggatgcagaACTGACCTTCCATGATATtacaattatagttttaaccatgttttgaggatatatacagtttgtttacatttacattggagtaaaacaagcttagaTTTTGGGTTCAGattgggtacgacagttgaactaagctcgtgaggcatttataagttatattcttcaagaatcaatgggtatatatggTTCATTTATATGGCCAAAAATGGATGttgcaactgctgattgcccctttaatgatTAAAAACAGAAGTAAGGGGAGAGGTCATGTAAGACACTAAATCCAGCATAGATAGGAGATAGGGGGAAATATTATGGGCCGTTTGCCAGTGTACAACTTTGTCTTGGAATATCTTTCTTGTGTTGCGTAACAGTGGATTACTAGTCATTTCACTTTGTATTATTCTGAACACTTTCAAGTGATGTGGACCAACGGCAGGTCTTCACTCTTCAGTCAATTACATTTTGGTACGTTTCCAAGCATTAATACGCCATGATATGCAGGCATGTTCTTAAACCCTTGTTGCGCTTTAGAAAGATATCTGTGAAACTGGAAGATAACATACAAGAACAGAATGAGATTAGAGGCAATAACGGACTACTGCATGCAGATGATAGGAAGACGTGGTCCTTGTCTCTTGTGCCAGGCACATCCATTCATTATGTAGTCTGTCAATGGGCTGTTAGTGCAGGAGTAGTCCCACGTCTCTCTCCGTCAACCAAAGTCTATCCGTGGCCGATATTCTAGTACCATTGGGTAGgcctgaaagagagagatgacattGGTCACCCTTGGACAGAGTCCACTACAATGGAGACAATAATCAGAGAGTAAGTAACGTAGACGTTCTAACATTGTAACAgcggtgggaaaagtacccaattgtcatacttgagtaaaaacttttattttatttatttttttacaaacgaagcattgtgtttagtgagtccgccagatatgatgcagtagggatgaccagggattttcccTTTAAGagcgtgaattggacaattttcttgTCCAACcaggcattcaaaatgtaacaagtacttctgggtatcagggaaaatgtatggagtaaagtaCATTAatgtctttaggaatgtagtgaagtaaaagttctcaaatataaatagtaaagtacagataccccaaaaaaactacttaagtaaaaatactttaaagtactacttaagtactttacaccactgcattgtAAGAATAGCATATGAACAGTAGGCTTGCAGGGGGCCTTTCTACCtagaacacaaaaacaacacaatcTGACGTGCTGCTTCATCTATATGGACTGTAGCTTCGTAGCCAGGATATGCTGCAAAGGAAGGAAAGGtatgagagcagagcagagggagcGTGATAAGGAGAGAAAAGTCTGATGCCAAAGCAGGTGAAAGAGAAACACACTCCGCAGACACATCATATCAAGCCGGTCTAATTTTAGACAGGCCGGTAGACATGCAGCAGCGGTAGGCAGGAGACACCTACGTACAATCACTAAGAGAAGGGAATTTAGTCGGCCCACACTGACCCACTTTCTGGTCATTTGGTCCAGCGGAGGACAGGGATTCATTCTAGGTACAGAACTATCACCTATTCTGCACAGTGGGACAATCTGCCCCAGATGCCAAATTTGGTCATGTGAGGTCAGTAATACTGTCAtcggattattatttttttttttttttttttggggggttcaaCGTTGATCACTACATTAAATATTGTTCTTATAAGCTAGAGGACTTTACTGCTGCCTTCCTTGGATTCTGTTCTTGGAATCAGAACATTCTGCGTAAGGACTGAGGAGTGAAGACGAGGGTATTTTAAGCTTGCCAGAACCTGTCTTTAACACAAACCTAAATTAGCAGAGTATCATTCAAAACAGGGAAATCAATTGAATGATTAAAACTGTACAGTTTACTTGGCCTTAGGGGTGTTGTATGTTGTAACTAAACCAGGGCTTAGTGCTGAATGATTAACCAAAATGttgctattttttttaaacagattgTCTCACTTTGACGGttcatttattttaatttcatttcattctaCTTTTTCATGTGAGCTCAAtgcacagtttctctagagagaaatcagATCAAGCCCAAACTGTGCAATgttgtagggagttgtagtttccaacaggcccgTATTCTACATAGTTTTGGGCAgaaaacatggtaattaactacaatgaccataatccattgcgtgcctacttgtccggtctgtgtatggcagacagagcgggagagagaagaggCGGAAGAAGAACGTGTgatggagaggatagagagcagtttcgggaagtatctctacctgaaaatacatgatcttgGTGATTGATAGtaggtattcagcagtcataaaagtatgccttatttactacGACTTATTTACTACTAAAATattgattttgtcagacagcataggcagcagctctatagagatgatcAATTGGAATTAAATAATGTCATCAAATAAAACCAATGTAAAATACACAACTAAAATATTTAATtgaagtaatgtgaataaattatgGCTAATAATTACTACCATCATGGaacttttattaattgttttattttgtgtagttagagcattcaacccacataatacaTAGTGCATTTATTGTTTAAAATTATAGAATACGAAATTGGTGAATATTTTTTTTAGAATTGAACTGAaaccgaaccgacctcaaaaagcactaatcgctcagcactattaAAAGACCCCTCTATTGAGCCAGTGGTGATAAACTGGCTGAGGAAGGGTAGAGTGTCAGGCGATGAGCCCAGGAACAGGCACCCTGCTGGGGCAGCTGTCAGGGGCCTTCACTGCTTTCCTCACCAGTCTTCTTGGACGAATAGAGCGATTTATGACCTAACCCTGTGCTGCCGGAGCCCAGACCTGCCTATCTAAAAGTGACAATCATGAGCAATGGAATGAGCAGCCAAGGCGCCCGGCTAGCAAAAGTGCTTATGAGGTCAAGCTGAAGTGTGTTAGTTAGTGTGTTAGTTAGTTAGCCTAGCACACTTTGCAGAAGACTTGGGGGCGCTTGGTTAAGTTTAAGCATGGTTGACTGAAGTTCAAGTGAGGATATAGTGACCACAACATAGGCCTATCTTTTGTGAGGTGAACAAGAGGAAAGTGGATTAATTGAGGAAGAGAAGCAGCCATATTTCAACTGCATTTTACCATGACCTAGCAATACCTTACTAGCCTTGCAAATGTCTCCAATAGTGTATAGTACCATTATGGCGCACTGTGAAACAACAACTTAATTCACCATTCCACTTTGCAGCTTTCTTTCTTTCACGGAAGAGGCATCCAAACATGCTTTGATGCGAACCTATAGTGCCAGACACATCTTACTGCTGGCCTGTAATAAGCTCTGCTAACCATGTCACTACTACTTCCTGCTTGATGTATCAGTTCACACAGTAGAGTGATGGTGGCATTTTAGACGGCTAACCAGCTAATCGGCTTAAAGCCAAGCACTGACTCTCATGGAGACTAGTATGACTACAGCACTGTCATTCAGCGGCCACAGCTTATCCCCTGGAGAGAACGGTACGGTGTTTAGCATCTTTATAAACGAAGGAAATGGGGGCGTTGGCATTGATATCATTGGGGGTTTACTTACGGTTTCACCGCGAAGCCTCCACCGCGTCATGTAGATGAACTCCATGGTGTGGTCTTTTCCCATGATCTCCCCGTTGCATAGGACATCTAGCTGCAAGGGGACACGGAGGCTGGTGACTAAGAATTAGACTACTATGGGACGACAGTCAGAGCACAGGCTACTAGAAGAGGACTAGAGTTATACATATCTCCCTTTCTCATACTGTTCAAACAAAAGAACAAGGACTCAAATATCTCAATGGAGAGAATGTGACAGACATTGTACATAGAGAAAGCTGGGTAACATTTTATAATAGCTTTCATTATTTATCCATTAGAAATGTGTATGAAAGCTTTTAAATGCCTACAAATGTTTATAAATGCTAGAAGGCAAATGTAGCAATGGTACAGTCACTACTTCTAAATAGTTAGTGAAAGTATTACTGTGTGTATAGCATCTATGCAATCTTAGTGCTCTGGAACCCACTCTCTTAGAAaacaaaagggttccaaaaggggttttccccataggggaaccctttttggattccatgtagaacactttttggaaaaggttctacatggaactcaagagttctacctggatccAAAAATGTTCTACCTGGATCCAAAAATGTTCTACCTGGATCCAAAAATGGTCTATGtggatccaaaaagggttcttcaacagGTTATCCTATGGGACAGCCGAAGAAGCCTTTTAGGTTTTAGAGTGCAGGTCTTTCCCAAAGAGCGCAGGTCTTTCCCAAAGAGCGCAGGTCTTTCCCAAAGAGCGCAGGTCTTTCCCAAAGAGCCCAAAGCGCAGGTCTTTCCCAAAGAGCGCAGTCTCTTTCCCAAAGAGCGCAGGTTTTTCCCAAAGAGCGCAGGTTTTTCCCAAAGAGCGCAGGTTTTTCCCAAAGAGCGCAGGTTTTTCCCAAAGAGCGCAGGTTTTTCCCAAAGAGCGCAGgtctttttctaagagtgtagcgaGAGTAAGTACAGCTTGCCTGCGAACAAGGCCAGCCCTTTCCCCCTCAACACTGAAGACACAGGAGAGGCTGCTGGAGACTGCTTTATGTGAGGCCCACACAAAACGAATATTCAATAGCATGGGCTTAATTTCGGTCATACAGTAGATACATACAAAAGGGTATAGAGCACGTACAAAAGCTTAGTTTGTTACCTCATAAGAACTTGGAAGCTTTAACTTCAAGCTGAGAAACTTCTTGATTGTTCCGACTGTCACTCGAGTCGAGCAGCGTATAAATTTCTTCATTAAACCCTAGAGTGGAGGTTCAGAAGATGAATTCAATGATTCAGGCACATTTATTCAGAATTATGTGAAGAGCATGCAAATCTATACGTTTCAAAGAGCCATTTTCTGGttaattaattttttatttttatgaatgcATAATTAAGTTCAGTTAGTGCATTTAATACTAATAGCATCCCTTTGGCACAGAGAATCATTCTATATTATACCTCAATATGAAACCATTATGATCCTcgatcctctcttcctcctgctctcctctccccttcctgctctcctctctccctcctgctctcctctctccctcctgctctcctctcttcctcctgctctcctccctcctgctctcctccctcctgctctcctctctcctcctgctctcctctctccctcctgctctcctctctccctcctgctctcctctcttcctcctgctctcctatccccttcctgctctcctctctccctcctgctctcctctctccctcctgctctcctctctccctcctgctctcctctctccctcctgctctcctctccccttcctgctctcctctctccctcctgctctcctctctccctcctgctctccccccctctcactcccgctctcccccctcctgctctcccctctcctccctgctctcccctctcgaCTCCGCTCTCCCCTCGACTcccgctctcccctctccctcctgctctcccctctcccctccctgctctcctctctccccctccctgctctccctcctgctctcctcctcctccccctgctctcccctctccctccctgctctccctcctgctctccccctctccctcctgctctccctcctgctctcccctcccactctcccctcctctcgactcctgctctcccctctccctcctgctctcccctctccctcctcctcccctctgctctcctcctcctccccctctctccctcctgctctccacctccccctgctctcccctctccatcctgctctccctcctccccctcctgctctcctcctcctccccccctgctctcccctctccctcctgctctcctcctcccccttgctctcccctctccctcctgctctcccctctccctcctgctctcctcctccccctgctctcccctctccctcctgctctcctcctcccccttgctctcccctctccctcctgctctcccctctccctcctgctctcctcctccccctgctctcccctctccctcctactctcctcctccctcctgctttccccctgctctcctcctctcccctctctgccctcctgctcccccccctgctccccctctcctctcccctctccctcctgctccccctgctctcccctgctctcccctcctgctctcccctctccctccctgctctccctcctgctctcccctctccactcctctcgactcctgctctcccctctcccctcctgctctcccctcttgctcccctctcccacctcctcctcccccctgctctcccctccactcctgctctccctcctgctctcctccccctgctctcccctctccctcctgctctcccccctgctctcctccttcccccccctgctctccccctgctctctcctcctccccctgctctcctcatccccctgctctccctgctctcctcctcctcccccctgctctccccctgctctcctcctctccccctgctctcctcctctccccctgctctcctcctcctcccccctgctctccccctgctctcctcctcctcccccctgctctcccctgctctcctcctccccccctgctctcctcctccccctgctctcctcctgccctcctcctccccctcctgctctcccctccaccctgctctccctcctgctctcccctctccctcctgctctcccctctccctcctgctctccctactgctctccacctcccccctgctctcccctctccctcctgctctcctcctccccccccctgctctccctcctgctctccccctctccctcctctcgactcctgctctccctctccctcctcctcctccccctgctctcccctctgctcccctctccctcctgctctcctcctcccctcctgctctcctcctcccctcctgctctccctcctgctctcctcctcccccctcctgctctcctcctccccctcctgctctccctcctgctctcctcctcctcctccccctgctctcctcctccccctgctctccctcctgctctcccctctccctcctgctctcccctctccctcctgctctcctcctccactcctgctctcctcctccccctcctgctctccctccagctctcccgctctccctcctgctctcctcctccccctgctctcctcctccccctgctctccccctgctctcccccccccctgctctccccctcctgctctcctcccccctgctctccccctcctgctctccccctcctccccctgctctcctcctccccacctaatcccctctccctcctgctctcctcctcccccctgctcttctcctcctccctcctgctctcctcctcccccctgctctcctgctctccccctcctgctctccccctcctgctctcctccctcctgctctccccctccctccccctgctccccctgctctccccctgctccccctctgctctccctcctgctctcccccctccccctgctctccccctctccctcctgctctccccctccccctgctctccccctctccccctgctctcccctccctccccctgctcccccttgctctccctcctgctctccccccccccctgctctcccccctctccctcctgctctccccctccccctgctctccccctctcccccccctctccccctctccctcctgctctcctcctccccctgctctccctcctgctctcctcctccccctgctttccctcctgctctcctcccccccctgctctcctcctccccctgctccccctgctctcctccaccccctgctccccctccctccccctgctctcctcctccccccctgctcccccctccctccccctgctctcctcctccacccctgctctccccctgctctcctcctccacccctgctctccccccccctgctctcctccttcacccctgctctcccctctccctcctgctctcctcctccccctgctctccccctgctctcctcctccccctgcctcctctccccctgctctcctcctcctccccctgctctcccctcctcccccctgctctccctcctgctctcctcctcctcctccccctgctctcccctccctccccccctgctctcctcctccccctgctctccccctccctccccctgctctcctcctcccccctgctctcccccctgctctcctcctccccctgctctccccctgctctccttctccctcctgttctcctcctccccccctgctctcctcctccacccctgctctcccctctccctcctgctctcctcctccccctgctttccccctgctctcctcctcccccctgctctccccccccctgctctcctcctccacccctgctctccccctgctctcctcctcccccctgctccccctgctctcccctctccctcctgctctcctcctccccctgctctccctcctgctctcctcctcctccccctgctctcccctccctcccccctgctctcctcctccccctgctctcccctccctccccctgctctccctcctgctctcctcctcctcccccctgctctccccctgctctcctcctccccctgctctccccctgctctccttctccctcctgctctcctcctcccccccctgctctcctcctccacccctgctctccctctccctcctgctctcctcctccccctgctctcccctctccctcctgctctcctcctccccccctgctctccccctgctctcctcctccccctgctctccttctccctcctgctctcctcctccccctgctctcctccttcacccctgctctcccctctccctcctgctctcctcctccccccctgctttccccctgctctcctcctccacccctgctctcccctcccctcctgctctcctcctccccctgctcccccctgctctcccctctccctcctgctctcctcctcccccccctgctctccccctgctctcctcctccacccctgctctcccctgctctcctcctccccctgctccccctgctctcccctctccctcctgctctcctcctccccccctgctctcctcctccacccctgctctcctcctccccctgctcccccctgctctcccctctccctcctgctctcctcctccccctgctctccccctgctctcctcctccacccctgctccccctgctctccccctctccccctgctctcccctctcccccctgctctcctcctccccctgctccccctgctctccccctctcccctcctccccccccctgctctcctcctcccctcctgctctccccccccccctgctctccccccctcccctccctgctctccccctccccctcctgctctccccctgctctcccctctccctccctcccgctctccctcccctcctctccccctctccctccctcccgctctccctcccgctctcccctctccctcccctcccgctctcctctcccgctctcccctctccctccctcccgctctcccctctccctccctcccccctctccctcccgctctcccctctccctccctcccgctctccctccgctccctccctcccctctccctccctcccgctctcccctctccctccctcccctcccccgctctcccctctccctccctcttgctctccctccctcttgctctcccccctctccctccctcttgctctccctccctccctcttgctctccctccctcttgctctccctccctcttgctctccccctcttgctctcccccctcttgctctccccccctcttgctctcccctctccctccctcttgctctcccctcctctccctccctcctgctctcccctctctcctgctctccccctctccctcctgctctccccctctccctcctgctctccccctctccctcccctctccctcctgctctccctcctgctctcccctctccctcctgctctccctcctgctctccccctgctgctctaccctccctcctgctctccccccAAACCACATATTTGCTGACTAGCTTTCAATGACAGCCCAGGAAATAAAGGATaaccacacaacaacaaaaaatcacgtGAAAGAAACATGGTTTTCAGACACATGTGAACAAATCagaattattatttatatttttcacaAGTCAGACACGTGGTTTTCAGACAAGTGTGAAGTTTCACAGGTACATTGTTTTACCCtcatgtgaagaaaaaaaaagtccCCAAGTGACATTTGTTTTCCGCACGTTTATTTTTCACATGTTTCATTTTCACCACTTCCAGctacatctggtctcccatccagagaccgacccagcagtgggatgcagggtgctaTGTTGCTGGAATGAATGTGCCAAAACTTGCAACTGGAAAAAAAAGACAGCGAAagcaaaggccagggtaacataaccaaagatAGGGAACACTTCTGGGAAAAGGGAGACATTTTATTTAATCACAttgtcagttatttatttttttatcactgaaaaacatttttttgcatcCATTTACAATTCATTTTGTTCTTGCATTTCAAAATTATTTCCttgcaataaatatttaaaaaaacttgGGGTTCCTGTTTTTCTTTAGATGTCATTATTTTTTTGTTTGAAATCCTAAGAATTTTTGTTCTGGACTTCAGTACTTTTCCTTGATCTTATTGGCACAAAAGTAACTCACTCACTAGAGAATTGCACCATATAATAAACACTATTTCTCCCTGCCACAGTTTCAGGAAAAacctgagggatggggctggagaaatgcgaCCACTCAAATCCATTGACTACGCTGTTCCAGATTCAGGGTTTTCCTTTCATATTTCAAGGTAGCACGTTAGTAGGTGGGGTGCACCGATCGGCATCACCTCATTAGTAAGTACGTGTTACACCAGTGCTGGCTTGCCCATCTCGTTAGTCAGAAGGTGCTAGCCCAGGTggtatttaagagtggctgggcCAGTGCTCCGGTGGTTCttgagagagtgggaatgagagatgTTGGGAGTGCTTGAACACGGAATAGCACTTCCTCTTTGAGTGTGATAAAAACAAAGCCTTTTATCATGCGTTCTCCCCTTTGGTTTGCTCAACTTGCCTTTAGCTCCATATTATAACTTGGTGTGGGTTTTTATTTCGGTTAGCCTTTTCTTGGACAAATGTAGTGGGCATAGTCAACGTTGCTAGTCAACATTCAGTGGACAACCCCCGTGAGATTCTTTGAGAACCCCTACTAAAACCCAACTGTATCCATTTTTTTGTTTTGGTTGTCAGTGATTTGCTTTGTTAATTCCCTTTGTTGTGGGCGACATTTTGAGTTTGTAAGGAGAATAACATTATTTCAACCCCACATGTGAAAGTGAGTTTTTCACCAGCATtttacatgtgaaactgcaaatgtGATTTTCATGTGAATGTTTTTCAGATGTAAAACTGCATATCCAATTTTCTTatgaggtgaaaacatgttattctcctcacGCGTGAAAAAGGTGGCATTAACATGTGAAATCTAAATTGAATACAGTAAATACGGTTTCACGTGAGAAATTTAAGCTCAATGTGAAAAACAgccatttcacatgtgaaactgcaaatttaacatgtgctttttttgttgttgtaagggCACAGCATCATTGTCTATCTATATTCTATTCAACTCACATTCTGAGATGTTAGACAGTTAGAAGGACATAGTTAAAAGGACATCAACCTAAAAAAAGTGGGAAGAATAATGTtagggagacagggaagagggaaCAGAAGGAAAAAAAAAAGAACAGAGCAGCAGGGAAGAGATACCTCCCCACCATGACTTACCTTAACAACGTTCTCTCCCACCAGGCTGCTGTTGCGTAGACAGTCAAGACAGATGGCTATCTGCGGGTCACTCCTGTGGTAGtctccatccccaccaccaccaccgtcgtCGTCGTCATCCAGCCTGGATCGCTTCGATCGGGGGCCGTCTTCTATGACAAAATAAATGGATAAGTATGTTACGTGTGAGCAAGAGAGTATACAAGTTGAGCTTGTTTTCCTTGAATTCATATAAAACTGTGAAAAGACCATTCACAATAGGGCGGTTTTGATTGATACCGATGTCTTTCGCTTTTCACCTAGAAATGCAATATCATAAAAGGCCTTTGAGACAAACTGTCGATCGTCATATTGCCATGGGGATGGCATTTGCGTCTGGTGGACCGAATCCATCCATCTTTTTAGTCATTCTGTTGTTTCCATGTGATTTGTACATCATAAACAGGGGGATCTCATCAATGCCTTGTAGAGAGTGCTGTTAAAAcgtcccccttcctcctccccctctctcagccaCCTACAGTCACTGCAACAATGCAACCTGAGtcacaactcctctctgtctttgtctgctCACTGATCTCTCCCCACATAGAGCCTCCTTACCCATCGCCTCAATAACCAATCACAGCCCACCTCTGCCCACCCGAGTGGGTTCATTCTGGTCCCTCCTGAGAAGGGTCTTGGTCTTCATGGATACACTAACACAGATCATTTACCTTCTCCATTCTCCTTCCACTTTCGACTCCTCCAGAACTCGATCTCCTGCTGTTGTTCTTCTAGTCAATAAACACAAAGAGAATATATGAATACACAGGGTAGGGGTTATATCATTCAGGTCAAGTAGAAAACAGCTTGGCCTACGATCAAATGCAAGATTTATATCTGATGTTGGTGGATACTAAAATGACATCACTCACTTTCTCTCAGCCCAGGAACGAGTTTGAAAATGATTTCCTCTAAAGTGTTGTCCAACCTGGTGATAGAATGAGACGTAAAGGAAGAATaaaagtacacacacacttattccgAGACATTGCATCTGTGGGCTGGGCACTGGGTGAGGTCTTCAGCTGTAACCTTGGCTCCAGAATGGTGTCCAGCTGTTGCCTGGATCTCACTCCAtcctcccccagcccagcccacacTAGTCTTACCATCTCACTAGTCGGGTGGACAACTAAAGGGTGTAAATCAGATCTGCCAAATTCCGGCACCAGTTCAGTAGTGCAAAGGCCAGCAT contains:
- the LOC112223460 gene encoding polycomb group RING finger protein 5-B isoform X2, yielding MTSPRKHLVKDFNHFITCYVCKGYLIKPTTVTECLHTFCKSCIIQHFEDSNDCPKCGIQVHETNPREMLRLDNTLEEIIFKLVPGLREKEQQQEIEFWRSRKWKENGEDGPRSKRSRLDDDDDGGGGGDGDYHRSDPQIAICLDCLRNSSLVGENVVKGLMKKFIRCSTRVTVGTIKKFLSLKLKLPSSYELDVLCNGEIMGKDHTMEFIYMTRWRLRGETAYPMVLEYRPRIDFG
- the LOC112223460 gene encoding polycomb group RING finger protein 5-B isoform X4, translated to MTSPRKHLVKDFNHFITCYVCKGYLIKPTTVTECLHTFCKSCIIQHFEDSNDCPKCGIQVHETNPREMLRLDNTLEEIIFKLVPGLREKQQQEIEFWRSRKWKENGEDGPRSKRSRLDDDDDGGGGGDGDYHRSDPQIAICLDCLRNSSLVGENVVKGLMKKFIRCSTRVTVGTIKKFLSLKLKLPSSYELDVLCNGEIMGKDHTMEFIYMTRWRLRGETAYPMVLEYRPRIDFG
- the LOC112223460 gene encoding polycomb group RING finger protein 5-B isoform X3; this translates as MTSPRKHLVKDFNHFITCYVCKGYLIKPTTVTECLHTFCKSCIIQHFEDSNDCPKCGIQVHETNPREMLRLDNTLEEIIFKLVPGLREKQQQEIEFWRSRKWKENGEEDGPRSKRSRLDDDDDGGGGGDGDYHRSDPQIAICLDCLRNSSLVGENVVKGLMKKFIRCSTRVTVGTIKKFLSLKLKLPSSYELDVLCNGEIMGKDHTMEFIYMTRWRLRGETAYPMVLEYRPRIDFG
- the LOC112223460 gene encoding polycomb group RING finger protein 5-B isoform X1; translation: MTSPRKHLVKDFNHFITCYVCKGYLIKPTTVTECLHTFCKSCIIQHFEDSNDCPKCGIQVHETNPREMLRLDNTLEEIIFKLVPGLREKEQQQEIEFWRSRKWKENGEEDGPRSKRSRLDDDDDGGGGGDGDYHRSDPQIAICLDCLRNSSLVGENVVKGLMKKFIRCSTRVTVGTIKKFLSLKLKLPSSYELDVLCNGEIMGKDHTMEFIYMTRWRLRGETAYPMVLEYRPRIDFG
- the LOC112223460 gene encoding polycomb group RING finger protein 5-B isoform X5, encoding MTSPRKHLVKDFNHFITCYVCKGYLIKPTTVTECLHTFCKSCIIQHFEDSNDCPKCGIQVHETNPREMLRLDNTLEEIIFKLVPGLREKEQQQEIEFWRSRKWKENGEEDGPRSKRSRLDDDDDGGGGGDGDYHRSDPQIAICLDCLRNSSLVGENVVKLQVLAHSFQQHSTLHPTAGSVSGWETRCSWKW